In Hallerella succinigenes, the following are encoded in one genomic region:
- a CDS encoding carbohydrate-binding protein, which translates to MHCKAITSAFVVISCFFASTSLAETSLHVRLGDSIRPVTHVATGSLYGLTETYPVDIARDVEPLKPNAFLAPARSGQGRQQPIGGAFLVSPRIENTTAKIHIRLADILPGWPYNFKDMNHWLSEVESVIEDRKAAKVQNFDGYEIWNEPGGTWTSTTIDFNSGLWKTTYDFIRQKDPEARIIGPSYAWYNSSRMEAFIKYCSENDCLPDVISWHQWGSEGFVGAIEHYRSLEKKYNVTPRAVSINEYSSGTHTLEGCPGVSVPFIAKFERHGVESAMISWWFTNLPGRLGSLLTAKNERGGGWYLYKWYGDMSGYMAKVIPPNDKSDSVDGFAAVDLQRKVASIVVGGNTLGEVPVKIDNIPEVFGNKVNVDVEYVVWVDKDSAVASTILESSQEYEVSNSSITIPIHIQNVYYAYRIYITPSIPQAPFGEEAKSIPGKIESENYDLGGEGKSYHDMDAENRGGMYREDGVDIVETGDGYALGYTVADEWTEYTIHVDSNGVYNVDARVATAMDTAGFELYIDEKRILDPIFVAKVDSTFDTYKEIALGSVELDRGEHVLKLKIVKSYINIDWIQFRLAGNEEHTSIKTPSMQFQKAISAEYRVFDFQGNWLGTISGKSREELQFKIGNLVNRNGVFLLKPLKSGKGFRIQVLDK; encoded by the coding sequence ATGCATTGTAAGGCTATAACTTCGGCGTTTGTTGTAATTTCTTGCTTTTTTGCATCAACGTCATTGGCGGAAACCTCTCTTCATGTTCGTCTTGGCGATAGTATTCGCCCTGTAACTCATGTAGCAACAGGGTCTTTGTATGGGTTGACGGAAACTTATCCTGTCGATATAGCCAGGGACGTGGAACCTTTGAAACCGAACGCTTTTTTGGCTCCTGCCCGTAGCGGACAGGGGCGTCAACAACCGATTGGCGGTGCGTTTCTCGTTTCTCCACGGATTGAAAATACCACAGCGAAGATTCATATTCGGCTGGCTGACATTCTACCGGGATGGCCCTATAATTTCAAAGACATGAATCATTGGCTTTCTGAAGTGGAATCTGTCATCGAAGATAGAAAAGCGGCCAAGGTACAGAATTTTGATGGCTATGAAATTTGGAATGAACCCGGCGGAACTTGGACAAGTACGACCATCGATTTTAATTCCGGATTATGGAAAACAACTTATGACTTTATTCGTCAAAAAGATCCGGAAGCAAGAATCATTGGTCCCTCGTATGCTTGGTACAACAGCAGCCGCATGGAGGCTTTTATAAAGTATTGTTCGGAAAACGATTGCTTGCCCGATGTTATCAGCTGGCATCAATGGGGTTCCGAAGGATTTGTTGGCGCCATTGAACATTATCGGAGTCTTGAAAAAAAGTACAATGTAACGCCACGCGCGGTGAGTATTAATGAGTATTCATCCGGCACGCATACGTTGGAAGGTTGCCCGGGAGTTTCTGTGCCATTTATCGCTAAATTTGAACGTCATGGGGTGGAAAGCGCGATGATTTCTTGGTGGTTCACCAATTTGCCCGGACGTCTGGGAAGCTTGCTCACGGCAAAAAATGAACGCGGGGGCGGTTGGTATTTATACAAATGGTATGGAGACATGAGCGGTTATATGGCAAAAGTCATTCCGCCAAATGACAAGAGCGACAGTGTCGATGGATTTGCCGCTGTAGATTTACAAAGAAAAGTGGCGAGCATTGTTGTGGGAGGAAATACCCTAGGGGAAGTCCCTGTAAAAATTGACAACATTCCCGAAGTCTTTGGAAACAAGGTCAATGTTGATGTTGAATATGTCGTTTGGGTAGACAAGGATTCGGCCGTTGCCTCTACAATTCTTGAATCTAGCCAGGAATACGAAGTGTCAAATTCCTCCATTACGATTCCAATCCATATCCAGAATGTTTACTATGCCTATCGCATTTACATAACGCCTTCTATTCCTCAAGCGCCTTTTGGGGAGGAGGCAAAGAGTATTCCGGGCAAAATTGAAAGTGAAAATTACGATTTAGGGGGAGAAGGAAAGTCCTATCATGATATGGATGCCGAAAACAGGGGCGGGATGTATCGAGAAGATGGGGTGGATATCGTTGAAACGGGGGATGGTTACGCTTTGGGATACACGGTTGCTGATGAATGGACGGAGTATACTATTCATGTGGATTCCAATGGTGTTTATAATGTGGATGCTCGTGTAGCAACTGCTATGGATACAGCAGGTTTTGAACTATACATCGATGAAAAGCGGATTTTAGACCCGATTTTCGTTGCCAAAGTGGATTCTACATTTGATACATACAAAGAAATAGCATTGGGTTCCGTGGAACTGGATAGAGGGGAGCATGTTTTGAAATTGAAAATTGTCAAGAGCTATATCAATATAGACTGGATTCAATTCCGTCTTGCCGGAAACGAAGAACATACTAGTATCAAAACACCGTCAATGCAATTCCAAAAGGCAATTTCTGCTGAATATCGTGTATTTGATTTTCAAGGAAATTGGCTCGGAACGATTTCAGGCAAAAGCCGGGAAGAGTTGCAATTCAAAATCGGGAACTTGGTGAATCGGAACGGTGTCTTTTTGTTGAAACCGCTGAAATCGGGAAAAGGATTCCGGATTCAAGTACTGGATAAGTAG
- the eno gene encoding phosphopyruvate hydratase, translating into MASKIKSVVARQILDSRGNPSLEVDVTLENGVTGHAAVPSGASTGEREACELRDGDKKTYCGKGTLTAVKNVNTKIAKKIIGMDPSKQTEVDDAMIALDGNRMLKNKLGANAILGVSMAVCVAAAKDAGLPLYQYIANLHGTKKLTLPCPMCNVINGGAHSSAPIDFQEFMIAPVGAKTFSKGLQMVTEIFHALKAVLKKGGFDTTVGDEGGFAPGVSIKPAKNKFGYEITGVMTLEKALDALKTATTNAGYKFGTDIKIALDVASSEFCDKNTKAGKPETYTFKKSTKKTLKSADMVKLYEKLIDKYSIFSIEDGLDEADWAGWKVMTDKLGSKINLVGDDLFVTNPTIFDEGIKAGIANAILIKVNQVGSVSETLAAIKRAQVEGYAPIVSHRSGETEDTFIADLAVGTAAGQIKTGSLSRTDRVCKYNRLLRIEEELGKKAVYAGDPRKAVKPAAKKAACKKCCKK; encoded by the coding sequence ATGGCTTCTAAAATTAAATCCGTTGTTGCCCGCCAGATCCTCGATTCTCGCGGCAATCCCTCCCTCGAAGTTGATGTTACCCTCGAAAACGGTGTGACCGGTCACGCTGCTGTTCCGAGCGGCGCTTCCACCGGCGAACGCGAAGCTTGCGAACTCCGCGACGGTGACAAGAAGACTTACTGCGGTAAGGGCACGCTCACTGCTGTGAAGAACGTGAACACCAAGATTGCTAAGAAGATCATCGGCATGGATCCGTCCAAGCAGACCGAAGTTGACGATGCCATGATTGCTCTCGACGGCAACCGCATGCTCAAGAACAAGCTCGGTGCAAACGCTATCCTCGGCGTTTCCATGGCTGTCTGCGTTGCTGCCGCTAAGGACGCAGGCCTTCCGCTTTATCAGTATATCGCCAATCTCCATGGCACCAAGAAGCTCACGCTCCCGTGCCCGATGTGCAACGTGATCAACGGCGGTGCACACTCTAGCGCTCCGATCGACTTCCAGGAATTCATGATTGCTCCGGTTGGCGCAAAGACTTTCTCCAAGGGCCTCCAGATGGTCACCGAAATCTTCCACGCCCTCAAGGCTGTGTTGAAGAAGGGTGGCTTCGACACCACCGTTGGTGACGAAGGCGGCTTCGCTCCTGGTGTTTCTATCAAGCCGGCTAAGAACAAGTTCGGTTACGAAATCACTGGCGTGATGACCCTCGAAAAGGCTCTCGACGCTTTGAAGACTGCAACCACCAATGCCGGTTACAAGTTCGGCACTGACATCAAGATCGCTCTTGACGTTGCTTCTTCCGAATTCTGCGACAAGAACACCAAGGCTGGCAAGCCGGAAACCTACACCTTCAAGAAGAGCACCAAGAAGACTCTCAAGTCTGCCGACATGGTGAAGCTCTATGAAAAGCTCATTGACAAGTATTCCATCTTCTCCATCGAAGACGGTCTCGATGAAGCTGACTGGGCTGGCTGGAAGGTCATGACCGACAAGCTTGGGTCCAAGATCAACCTCGTGGGTGACGACCTGTTCGTGACGAACCCGACCATCTTCGACGAAGGCATCAAGGCCGGCATCGCTAACGCCATCCTCATCAAGGTGAACCAGGTGGGTTCCGTTTCTGAAACCCTCGCTGCTATCAAGCGCGCTCAGGTCGAAGGCTATGCTCCGATCGTTTCTCACCGTTCTGGTGAAACGGAAGACACCTTCATTGCGGACCTCGCCGTCGGTACCGCCGCTGGCCAGATCAAGACGGGTTCTCTCTCCCGTACGGACCGCGTCTGCAAGTACAACCGTCTTCTCCGCATCGAAGAAGAACTCGGCAAGAAGGCTGTCTACGCAGGCGATCCTCGCAAGGCTGTAAAGCCGGCTGCTAAGAAGGCTGCCTGCAAGAAGTGCTGCAAGAAGTAA